Proteins from a single region of Lelliottia sp. JS-SCA-14:
- a CDS encoding TolC family outer membrane protein: protein MGMKMPYWWLSCCLISVPALAANPAGVINTGFLSEEQELPSLNGRVAPVAGNAAPGTLKLGDAVNRAVSWHPTISEAVGKLYEQSEQVDVAKSKYYPQVNAGMDGGYSHDGSNNGFTPSLVLSLSQMLYDFGKVASQVRAENAGVAQQQANVLVSIDTIGHDTALAMVQVQTWQQMVETAKEQLDALSSIGNLARQRNDEGASSLSDVVQTDARIEGARAQLMQYQASLDSSRATLMSFLGWNNLNTISNDFPDNLKRSCDVAEPDDRLVPAVLSAWAQANVAQANLDYANAQMTPTVSLEPEVRHYLNDRYAGSESLDRTQYSAWVKVQMPLYQGGGLTARRNAAGHAVEAAQSTIQRTRLDVRQKLLESRSQVMSLLSTLQIQGRQEALSVRTRELYQQQYLDLGSRPLLDVLNAEQEVYQARFTQQQTVGQLHQLQLSCLYNTGLLRHSFDLENRTIQTVEIQP, encoded by the coding sequence ATGGGAATGAAGATGCCTTACTGGTGGCTCTCGTGCTGCCTGATATCTGTGCCCGCGCTCGCTGCCAATCCTGCGGGGGTGATCAACACCGGCTTCCTGAGTGAAGAACAGGAGTTGCCGTCGCTGAATGGCCGCGTCGCGCCGGTTGCCGGTAACGCCGCACCCGGCACGCTCAAGCTGGGGGACGCCGTGAACCGCGCCGTCAGCTGGCATCCGACCATCAGCGAAGCGGTCGGGAAACTCTACGAACAATCGGAACAAGTCGACGTCGCCAAATCGAAATACTATCCGCAGGTCAACGCGGGCATGGACGGCGGCTATAGCCACGACGGCAGCAACAACGGCTTTACCCCTTCATTAGTACTTTCTCTCTCTCAGATGCTCTACGACTTTGGCAAAGTCGCCAGCCAGGTACGCGCCGAAAACGCAGGCGTGGCCCAGCAGCAGGCCAATGTGCTGGTGAGTATTGATACCATCGGCCACGACACGGCGCTGGCGATGGTGCAGGTGCAAACCTGGCAGCAGATGGTGGAAACCGCCAAAGAGCAGCTGGATGCGCTGTCGTCTATCGGCAACCTCGCCCGCCAGCGTAACGACGAAGGGGCGAGTTCCCTGTCGGACGTGGTGCAGACCGACGCCCGTATCGAAGGCGCTCGCGCCCAGCTCATGCAGTACCAGGCAAGCCTCGACAGCTCTCGCGCCACGCTGATGAGCTTTCTCGGCTGGAACAATCTGAACACCATCAGCAACGACTTTCCCGATAACCTGAAACGCAGCTGCGATGTCGCCGAACCGGACGATCGGCTGGTGCCTGCGGTGCTCTCCGCGTGGGCGCAGGCCAACGTCGCGCAGGCCAATCTCGACTACGCCAACGCCCAGATGACGCCGACCGTCTCGCTCGAACCGGAAGTGCGCCACTATCTCAACGACCGCTACGCGGGCAGTGAGTCGCTGGATCGCACCCAGTATTCCGCCTGGGTGAAAGTGCAGATGCCGCTCTACCAGGGCGGCGGTCTCACCGCCCGGCGCAACGCCGCCGGACACGCCGTCGAAGCCGCGCAATCCACCATTCAGCGCACGCGCCTCGACGTGCGTCAGAAATTACTCGAATCGCGCAGCCAGGTGATGAGCCTGCTGAGCACCCTGCAAATCCAGGGCCGCCAGGAAGCCCTCAGCGTTCGCACCCGCGAACTCTATCAGCAGCAATATCTCGATCTCGGCTCACGCCCGCTGCTCGACGTGCTGAACGCCGAGCAGGAGGTCTATCAGGCGCGTTTCACCCAGCAGCAAACCGTCGGGCAACTGCACCAGCTGCAGCTGAGCTGCCTGTATAACACCGGCCTTTTGCGTCATTCGTTCGATCTTGAGAACCGCACCATTCAGACTGTGGAGATCCAGCCATGA